From a single Anomaloglossus baeobatrachus isolate aAnoBae1 chromosome 4, aAnoBae1.hap1, whole genome shotgun sequence genomic region:
- the GPR22 gene encoding G-protein coupled receptor 22: MFFTFMLETNMQSEANITVRDEISDVGSNMYKPLSYPLSFQISLTCFLMLEIVLGLGSNLTVLVLYCMKSNLINSVSNIITMNLHVLDVIICVGCIPLTIVILLLPLESNSALICCFHEACVSFASVSTAVNVFAITLDRYDISVKPANRILTMGRAVILMTSTWIVSFFAFLIPFIEVSFFSFQSENTWENKTLLCVSTNEYHTELGMYYHLLVQIPIFFFTIVVMLITYSKILQALNIRIGTRFSTGQKKKIRKKKTISLATQHETTDISQSSGGRNVVLGVRTSVSVIIALRRAVKRHRERRERQKRVFKMSLLIISTFLFCWTPISLLNTTILCLGPSDLLVKLRLCFLVMAYGTTIFHPLLYAFTRQKFQKVLKSKMKKRVVSIVEADPMPNNAVIHNSWIEPKRSKQLTKDDNEARQKCLAPQVVTD, translated from the coding sequence ATGTttttcaccttcatgctggaaaccAACATGCAGTCTGAAGCCAATATAACAGTCCGCGATGAGATTAGTGACGTCGGCAGCAACATGTACAAACCGCTGTCATACCCGCTTAGCTTCCAAATCTCCCTCACTTGTTTCCTCATGCTGGAAATTGTTTTGGGTCTTGGAAGTAACCTCACCGTACTGGTTCTTTACTGCATGAAGTCCAACCTTATCAACTCTGTCAGCAACATTATTACTATGAACCTCCATGTCCTTGATGTGATAATATGTGTAGGATGTATACCTCTAACTATTGTAATCCTACTCCTGCCACTGGAGAGCAATAGTGCGCTGATCTGCTGCTTCCATGAAGCGTGCGTTTCATTCGCCAGTGTTTCCACCGCTGTTAACGTCTTTGCCATTACGTTGGATCGATATGATATTTCGGTCAAACCTGCCAATCGTATCCTGACTATGGGTCGTGCAGTTATATTGATGACATCAACATGGATAGTATCTTTCTTTGCTTTTCTGATTCCTTTTATTGAAGTCAGCTTTTTCAGCTTTCAAAGTGAAAACACGTGGGAGAACAAAACACTTTTATGTGTTAGCACAAACGAATATCATACTGAACTCGGGATGTATTATCACCTTCTGGTTCAGATTCCCATCTTTTTTTTCACAATAGTTGTCATGTTGATCACATACAGCAAAATCCTTCAAGCCCTCAACATCCGTATAGGCACAAGGTTTTCAACGGGGCAAAAGAAGAAAATCCGAAAGAAAAAAACTATTTCTCTGGCTACACAGCACGAGACTACGGATATATCGCAAAGCAGTGGTGGTAGAAATGTGGTTCTTGGAGTGAGGACTTCTGTGTCTGTTATTATCGCCTTACGCCGAGCAGTTAAGAGACACAGGGAGAGACGGGAAAGACAAAAGAGAGTCTTCAAGATGTCACTTCTGATCATTTCGACTTTTCTGTTTTGTTGGACGCCCATTTCCTTATTGAATACAACTATTTTATGTCTTGGCCCAAGTGACCTTTTGGTTAAACTCAGACTGTGCTTTTTAGTCATGGCTTATGGAACCACCATCTTCCATCCTCTGTTGTACGCGTTCACAAGACAAAAATTCCAAAAAGTTTTAAAGAGCAAAATGAAAAAAAGGGTGGTTTCAATTGTGGAAGCTGATCCTATGCCTAACAATGCAGTGATCCACAACTCATGGATAGAACCCAAAAGGAGTAAACAGCTCACAAAGGATGACAATGAAGCTAGACAGAAATGTTTAGCGCCTCAGGTTGTCACTGACTAG